One segment of Candidatus Omnitrophota bacterium DNA contains the following:
- the carA gene encoding glutamine-hydrolyzing carbamoyl-phosphate synthase small subunit — protein sequence MTIPQPAWLVLENGTALKGRAVGAEGETFGEAVFNTSMTGYQEVLTDPSYKGQIVCMTYPHIGNYGVNDEDVESRKPWVEGFIIRELSPIASNFRSQETLEAYLKRHKIVAIDGIDTRALTLILRTQGSMKCGMSTTESDQGKLLQRVRESPDIVGVDLVKQVTCEQPYEWTADSAPRPDPRSRGGPHTAHRGPRVVVMDFGVKYNILRSLAALGCHVTVVPATTTAKEILVRTPDGVVLSNGPGDPAAVSYAINTITALMGHVPMLGICLGHQLLGHAYGGTTVKLKFGHHGGNHPVQDLTTQKVDITTQNHNFAVPVESIPGGKVEVTHKNLNDGTVEGMAHKTLPILSLQYHPEASPGPHDAQYFFQRFIDLIEGVHV from the coding sequence ATGACGATCCCGCAGCCGGCATGGCTGGTGCTGGAAAATGGGACGGCATTGAAGGGGCGCGCGGTTGGCGCGGAAGGCGAAACCTTCGGCGAGGCGGTCTTCAACACGTCGATGACCGGCTATCAAGAGGTGCTGACCGATCCGTCGTACAAGGGCCAAATCGTGTGCATGACGTATCCGCACATCGGCAACTACGGCGTCAACGACGAAGATGTCGAGTCGCGCAAACCATGGGTGGAAGGCTTCATCATCCGCGAGCTCTCGCCGATCGCGAGCAACTTCCGCTCGCAGGAGACGCTTGAGGCGTATTTGAAACGGCACAAGATCGTGGCGATTGACGGCATTGATACGCGCGCCCTGACCCTCATCCTCCGCACGCAAGGTTCGATGAAATGCGGCATGTCCACGACAGAATCCGATCAGGGAAAGCTCTTACAACGAGTGCGCGAGTCGCCGGACATCGTCGGCGTTGACCTGGTCAAACAGGTGACCTGTGAGCAGCCATACGAGTGGACAGCAGACAGCGCACCCCGGCCCGACCCGCGGAGCCGGGGCGGGCCGCACACAGCACACAGGGGGCCCCGGGTTGTTGTGATGGATTTTGGCGTCAAATACAACATCCTCAGGAGCCTCGCGGCGTTGGGCTGCCATGTCACGGTGGTGCCGGCGACCACGACGGCGAAGGAGATCCTCGTGCGCACACCGGATGGCGTCGTCCTCTCCAATGGCCCTGGGGATCCTGCCGCGGTGAGCTATGCGATCAACACCATCACAGCCCTCATGGGCCATGTGCCAATGCTCGGGATTTGCCTCGGGCATCAGCTGCTGGGACATGCGTATGGCGGCACGACCGTGAAACTCAAGTTCGGCCACCACGGCGGCAACCATCCGGTGCAGGATCTGACGACGCAGAAGGTGGACATCACGACGCAAAACCATAACTTTGCCGTGCCGGTGGAGTCGATCCCGGGGGGCAAGGTTGAGGTCACGCATAAAAATCTGAATGACGGAACCGTGGAGGGCATGGCGCATAAGACGCTGCCGATCCTGAGCCTCCAGTATCATCCCGAAGCGTCGCCCGGGCCCCACGATGCGCAATATTTCTTTCAACGATTTATCGATCTGATCGAAGGCGTT